A single region of the Gemmatimonadaceae bacterium genome encodes:
- a CDS encoding carboxylate-amine ligase encodes MKKSDMVAPSLTVGIEEEYQIINPETRELQSGIDKIMKSDLPLLRDVKPELHQCQVEVGTRVCNTIQEAREELVKLRRAIIETTATHGLTIAAAGTHPISSWQQQNTTPLERYLGVKEELQELADRLLIFGTHVHIGIEDPEFRIDCLNAARYVLPHILCLSTSSPFWMGRNTGLRSYRSIIFKNFPRSGVPRVFSSNADYLELVDMLVRTKSIPDASKLWWDVRPHYKYPTLEFRNCDVCTRVDEAICVAAILQAVVAKMWKLRCDNLAFRVYRSELIEENKWRAVRWGLKGKLIDFGKKQELPAPVLIRELIEWFLGDVMDELGTRKEIEYAYRIIDEGSSADRQLATFKRTGDLKSVVDQIIAETAEGVMTPGAGTT; translated from the coding sequence ATGAAAAAATCCGACATGGTGGCTCCCTCACTAACCGTCGGGATTGAAGAGGAGTATCAGATCATCAATCCCGAGACCAGGGAGCTTCAGAGCGGAATCGACAAGATCATGAAGTCCGACCTGCCGCTGCTGCGCGACGTCAAGCCGGAGTTGCACCAATGCCAGGTTGAGGTCGGCACGCGAGTCTGCAACACGATCCAGGAAGCACGAGAAGAGCTGGTGAAACTGCGCCGCGCGATCATCGAGACGACGGCAACCCACGGGCTCACCATCGCCGCCGCAGGCACGCATCCGATCTCATCCTGGCAGCAACAGAACACAACGCCGCTCGAGCGCTACCTCGGCGTGAAGGAGGAGCTGCAGGAACTGGCAGACCGCCTTCTGATATTCGGTACCCACGTCCACATCGGTATCGAGGATCCCGAGTTCCGCATCGACTGTCTGAACGCGGCGCGGTACGTCCTCCCCCATATCCTCTGCCTGTCCACGAGCTCGCCATTCTGGATGGGGCGGAATACGGGATTGAGATCCTACCGGAGCATCATCTTCAAGAACTTCCCGCGGAGTGGCGTGCCGCGGGTGTTTTCAAGCAACGCGGATTATCTGGAGCTGGTGGACATGCTCGTGCGGACGAAGAGCATCCCTGACGCGTCAAAGCTCTGGTGGGATGTGCGACCGCACTACAAGTACCCAACGCTGGAGTTCCGGAACTGCGACGTCTGCACGCGCGTGGACGAGGCGATTTGCGTCGCCGCCATTCTTCAGGCAGTGGTCGCAAAAATGTGGAAGCTGAGATGCGACAATCTTGCTTTCCGGGTGTATCGGTCGGAGCTCATCGAAGAGAACAAATGGCGCGCTGTCCGATGGGGTTTGAAGGGAAAGCTCATAGATTTCGGGAAGAAGCAGGAGCTTCCCGCTCCGGTGCTCATCCGGGAACTCATCGAATGGTTCCTTGGCGACGTGATGGATGAGCTGGGCACGCGGAAGGAGATCGAATACGCCTACAGGATTATCGATGAAGGGTCGAGCGCCGACCGGCAGCTCGCAACGTTCAAGCGTACGGGAGATTTGAAGAGTGTCGTTGATCAGATCATCGCAGAAACCGCCGAGGGCGTCATGACGCCGGGTGCGGGTACTACATGA
- a CDS encoding gamma-glutamyl-gamma-aminobutyrate hydrolase family protein, with product MTGARPVIGVTTQTLEEIPDELPRCWIMSQRYVRTLTASGAVPWIIPLLDDEATLREIYDRLDGVFLPGGVDIDPDSYHETRSSACGRVDPDRDRTEIMIAEWAVQDRKPILAVCRGVQLLNVAAGGTLYQDIGSEYPGAIRHDYFPKAGEHTRQDLVHPVNVVADTRLSRMVGANTVLVNSMHHQGIKRLAPTLVANAFAPDGLIEGVESTGGDFVFGVQWHPEDLADSDPIMRSLFDEFIEASTAWRGEARPQRASGRPRLVRASGGSAN from the coding sequence ATGACCGGCGCAAGGCCTGTCATCGGCGTTACGACGCAGACGCTCGAGGAGATACCGGACGAGCTTCCGCGCTGCTGGATCATGAGTCAGCGGTACGTGCGCACGCTCACCGCGTCGGGTGCGGTGCCCTGGATAATCCCGCTCCTCGACGACGAAGCGACGTTGCGTGAAATCTACGACCGGCTCGACGGAGTGTTCCTTCCGGGCGGGGTCGATATCGATCCGGATTCGTACCACGAGACCCGGTCGAGCGCCTGCGGCCGCGTCGACCCGGATCGCGACCGTACGGAAATCATGATCGCGGAATGGGCAGTGCAGGACCGGAAGCCAATTCTCGCTGTATGCCGCGGGGTTCAGCTGCTGAATGTTGCCGCCGGCGGGACGCTCTATCAGGACATCGGCTCGGAGTATCCGGGGGCGATCAGGCACGACTATTTCCCCAAGGCGGGCGAGCACACACGGCAGGACCTTGTGCATCCTGTGAATGTCGTGGCGGACACGCGCCTGAGCCGCATGGTTGGCGCGAATACCGTCCTCGTCAACAGCATGCACCATCAGGGCATCAAGCGGCTGGCACCGACCCTCGTTGCGAACGCCTTTGCGCCTGACGGGCTCATCGAGGGGGTCGAGTCCACGGGAGGCGACTTCGTGTTCGGCGTGCAGTGGCATCCGGAGGATCTTGCAGACTCCGACCCGATAATGCGGAGTCTCTTCGACGAGTTCATCGAAGCTTCGACAGCGTGGCGCGGAGAAGCGCGGCCGCAACGCGCCAGCGGGCGGCCGAGGCTGGTGAGGGCATCAGGCGGCTCAGCAAACTGA
- a CDS encoding alpha/beta hydrolase-fold protein: MPIVTYGTRGRPILLFPTAAADYLENERFFLIKAVEPAIMAGRIRLFSIDSINQHAWMDRSLPIREQARRQSLYSGYVEEEVVPYIRAAVGNASERIATAGASFGAFHAANAFFRRSDLFDTLIGMSGFYDLGPSYLRGYTDENCFFNNPAWYLPGLSGGPLNTLRNHSRIVIATGQGAYEAPSASRNLSAILNRKGIPHKLDLWGHDVNHDWPWWRKMLPHFIDELGY, from the coding sequence ATGCCGATTGTCACGTACGGCACTCGCGGCCGGCCAATCCTGCTCTTTCCGACTGCAGCGGCCGACTACCTCGAAAACGAGCGCTTCTTCCTCATCAAGGCGGTGGAACCGGCAATCATGGCGGGCCGGATCAGGCTGTTCTCCATCGACAGTATCAACCAGCACGCATGGATGGATCGCTCACTCCCGATACGCGAGCAGGCGCGCCGGCAGTCGCTCTATTCAGGCTACGTCGAGGAAGAAGTCGTCCCGTACATCCGCGCCGCGGTGGGCAACGCTTCGGAGCGCATCGCCACCGCGGGTGCGAGCTTCGGCGCATTTCACGCCGCCAACGCATTTTTCCGTCGTTCAGACCTCTTCGACACGCTGATCGGAATGAGTGGCTTTTACGATCTCGGGCCTTCCTACCTGCGCGGCTACACCGACGAGAATTGCTTCTTCAATAACCCGGCGTGGTATCTTCCGGGACTCTCGGGCGGACCGCTTAACACGCTCCGGAATCACTCCCGCATTGTGATCGCGACGGGTCAGGGAGCATATGAAGCTCCGTCAGCGTCGCGCAATCTTTCCGCGATTCTCAACCGGAAAGGGATTCCGCACAAGCTCGATCTATGGGGGCATGACGTGAACCACGACTGGCCATGGTGGCGCAAGATGCTGCCTCACTTCATCGACGAGCTCGGTTATTAA
- a CDS encoding ATP-grasp domain-containing protein codes for MPIVVFVAPILSDNASRMIEAVGSLPNIRLGVITQDPAEKMSPQVAAMVHGHWRVDSVLDSGQLSWAAEELSRRLGPIDRLFGAYEQLQVPLAEVREKLNIRGMRAGVARRFRDKAEMKDAFRAAGVPCAKHALVENVEEALAFAREVGFPLVIKPPAGAGAIATFRVDDELSLLEALAAAAPRPGHAALVEEFVTGDEYSLETISIDGRAVWHSLTRYYPTPLEVVRNPWIQWCVVCPREADDAQYDDIREMGSRALEVLGMDTGLTHMEWFRRRDGTLAISEVAARPPGAQITTLNSRAHDIHFVRAWAELMVFGTFELPVRKYATGIAFLRGQGSGRIRQVHGLDQIGGETWSLIVDLKLPSAGQAPSVSYEGDGYVILRHPETAVVTQALQRLISVVRVEIG; via the coding sequence ATGCCGATCGTAGTGTTTGTGGCGCCCATCCTGTCCGATAATGCATCCCGGATGATCGAGGCGGTGGGGAGCCTGCCGAATATCCGCCTCGGGGTGATCACTCAGGATCCTGCGGAAAAGATGTCGCCGCAGGTGGCCGCGATGGTGCACGGCCACTGGCGTGTTGATAGTGTGCTCGACTCGGGTCAGTTGTCGTGGGCGGCGGAGGAGTTGTCACGCCGCCTGGGGCCCATCGACCGCCTCTTTGGGGCGTACGAGCAGTTGCAGGTCCCGCTTGCAGAGGTTCGCGAAAAGCTGAACATCCGGGGAATGCGGGCGGGCGTCGCACGACGCTTCCGTGACAAGGCCGAGATGAAGGATGCATTTCGCGCCGCTGGTGTGCCATGCGCGAAGCACGCTCTCGTGGAGAATGTGGAGGAGGCTTTAGCGTTCGCGCGTGAGGTGGGGTTTCCGCTGGTCATCAAGCCTCCCGCCGGCGCCGGCGCTATCGCGACGTTCCGCGTCGACGACGAGTTGTCTTTGCTTGAGGCATTGGCGGCAGCAGCTCCACGTCCCGGTCATGCGGCTTTGGTCGAAGAATTCGTCACCGGCGACGAGTACTCGCTGGAGACCATCTCGATCGACGGGCGCGCCGTCTGGCATTCGCTCACCCGCTACTACCCGACGCCGCTGGAAGTCGTGCGCAATCCGTGGATCCAGTGGTGTGTGGTCTGCCCCCGCGAGGCCGACGACGCGCAGTACGACGACATCCGCGAGATGGGGTCACGCGCTCTCGAAGTCCTGGGCATGGACACCGGCCTGACCCACATGGAATGGTTCCGGCGGCGCGATGGAACGCTCGCCATCTCGGAGGTTGCCGCCCGCCCGCCCGGTGCACAGATCACGACGTTGAACTCCCGCGCTCACGATATCCATTTCGTCCGGGCTTGGGCGGAGCTGATGGTCTTCGGCACCTTCGAACTTCCCGTGCGAAAGTACGCTACGGGCATTGCCTTCCTGCGCGGGCAGGGAAGCGGCAGGATCCGCCAGGTGCATGGTCTCGACCAGATCGGCGGGGAGACATGGTCACTGATCGTCGACCTGAAGCTGCCATCTGCCGGGCAGGCGCCATCGGTGAGCTACGAAGGGGACGGATACGTTATTCTTCGCCATCCCGAAACAGCGGTGGTCACTCAGGCGCTGCAGCGGCTGATATCG